The proteins below are encoded in one region of Aeromonas veronii:
- a CDS encoding DsbA family protein → MRIKHALCAALTGVTLFAAPLQASELTKSDVEQIVRDYLVKNPEILVEMSNALRAKQESQQAESDKALIQAHAKQLYANNDAESGNPKGSLTVVEFFDYNCGYCKRAHPLVKQLLSQDKDIRYIYKQFPILSETSYYAARAALAVQLGQPDKYQAFHDKLYAHQGPLADEAQVKEIAKAAGVDWSKVEAKIKDGSIDKNLGTNRALAEAMSISGTPAFIVGDQILRGAPRDLASLQAIIKDVRAGKSIQ, encoded by the coding sequence ATGAGAATCAAACATGCCCTCTGTGCCGCCCTGACCGGCGTGACCCTGTTCGCCGCCCCGCTACAGGCGAGTGAGCTGACCAAGAGCGATGTCGAGCAGATCGTGCGCGATTATCTGGTCAAGAATCCGGAAATCCTGGTCGAGATGTCCAATGCCCTGCGCGCCAAGCAGGAGAGCCAGCAGGCCGAGAGCGACAAGGCCCTGATCCAGGCCCACGCCAAGCAGCTCTACGCCAACAACGACGCCGAGAGCGGCAATCCCAAGGGCAGCCTGACGGTGGTGGAGTTCTTCGACTACAACTGCGGCTACTGCAAGCGCGCCCATCCCCTGGTCAAGCAGCTGCTCAGTCAGGACAAGGACATTCGCTACATCTACAAGCAGTTCCCCATCCTGAGCGAGACCTCCTACTACGCCGCCCGCGCCGCCCTGGCGGTGCAGCTCGGTCAGCCGGACAAGTATCAGGCCTTCCACGACAAGCTGTACGCCCATCAGGGTCCCCTCGCCGACGAAGCCCAGGTGAAAGAGATCGCCAAGGCCGCCGGTGTCGACTGGAGCAAGGTCGAGGCCAAGATCAAGGATGGCAGCATCGACAAGAACCTCGGCACCAACCGGGCTCTGGCCGAAGCCATGAGCATCTCCGGCACCCCGGCCTTCATCGTCGGCGATCAGATCCTGCGCGGTGCACCGCGGGATCTGGCGAGTCTGCAGGCCATCATCAAGGACGTGCGCGCCGGCAAGAGCATCCAGTAA
- a CDS encoding FAD-dependent oxidoreductase codes for MPHTQLPFWLAEALAAEQPAEPTPLRGQHDADVCIVGGGFTGLWCAIQLQQAQPELRVLVLEKGLCGGGASGRNGGCLLTWSAKYPSLCKQFGEEQAAWLVRTSEQAVHEIARFCEAHGIAAELRVEGTCYTATSEAQRGVMASIMARLDEAGLNQWQPIAAQDLAGQCGSAAHLEGVFSPHAGSVQPALLVRGLLRVARTLGVAVYEQTPMLRLDAGQPARVQTPAGSVSAGKVVLAMNSAMVEHFREFRRAIVLVSSDMVITEPAPAALAAQGMDHGRNTVDGRTFVYYARSTPAGRLMLGKGGNTFAFANRHLASFDEPSRYLAPLTRALHRFFPALKDVPIAASWCGASDRSVDGLPFFGHWRRQPNIVYGLGYSGNGVAQSWIGGRILAAMVRDDKRQEDAPWRRCALVGGPRGYFPPEPVRWLGAMLVRSAIRRKERAEDAGLPVRRLDKRLARLADAAGKADK; via the coding sequence ATGCCTCACACTCAACTCCCCTTCTGGCTGGCCGAGGCCCTGGCCGCCGAGCAGCCTGCCGAGCCCACTCCTTTGCGAGGGCAACATGACGCGGATGTCTGCATCGTCGGCGGCGGCTTCACCGGGCTCTGGTGCGCCATCCAGCTCCAACAGGCGCAGCCCGAATTGCGGGTGCTGGTGCTGGAGAAGGGGCTGTGCGGCGGCGGCGCCTCGGGTCGCAACGGCGGCTGCCTGCTCACCTGGTCCGCCAAGTACCCCAGCCTGTGCAAACAATTTGGCGAGGAGCAGGCCGCCTGGCTGGTACGCACCTCGGAGCAGGCGGTGCACGAGATAGCGCGTTTTTGCGAGGCTCATGGCATAGCGGCCGAGCTGCGAGTAGAAGGCACCTGCTACACCGCCACCAGCGAGGCCCAGCGCGGCGTCATGGCCTCCATCATGGCGAGACTGGATGAAGCGGGATTGAACCAGTGGCAACCCATAGCGGCGCAGGATCTGGCGGGCCAGTGCGGCTCGGCGGCACATCTGGAAGGCGTGTTCAGCCCCCACGCGGGCTCGGTGCAGCCCGCCCTGCTGGTGCGCGGCCTGCTGCGGGTCGCCCGCACCCTCGGGGTGGCTGTCTATGAGCAGACCCCCATGCTGCGCCTCGATGCCGGCCAACCAGCCCGCGTTCAGACGCCAGCGGGGAGCGTCAGCGCCGGCAAGGTGGTGCTCGCCATGAACAGCGCCATGGTGGAGCATTTTCGCGAGTTTCGCCGCGCCATCGTGCTGGTCTCCTCCGACATGGTGATCACGGAGCCCGCCCCCGCGGCCCTGGCCGCCCAGGGGATGGATCACGGTCGCAACACGGTGGATGGGCGCACCTTCGTCTACTACGCGCGCTCGACCCCGGCCGGGCGCCTGATGCTCGGCAAGGGAGGCAACACCTTCGCCTTCGCCAATCGTCATCTGGCCAGCTTCGATGAACCCAGCCGCTACCTGGCCCCCCTCACCCGGGCCTTGCACCGCTTCTTCCCTGCCCTCAAAGACGTGCCCATCGCCGCCAGCTGGTGCGGCGCCTCGGACCGCTCCGTGGACGGCCTCCCCTTCTTCGGCCACTGGCGCCGCCAGCCAAACATCGTCTACGGCCTCGGTTATTCCGGCAACGGGGTGGCCCAGAGCTGGATTGGCGGCCGCATCCTGGCGGCCATGGTGAGGGACGATAAACGGCAAGAGGATGCCCCCTGGCGCCGGTGCGCCCTGGTGGGGGGGCCGCGCGGCTATTTTCCGCCCGAGCCAGTGCGCTGGCTGGGGGCCATGCTGGTGCGCAGCGCCATTCGCCGCAAGGAGCGGGCGGAGGATGCAGGGCTGCCCGTACGCAGGCTCGACAAGCGTCTCGCCCGTCTCGCCGACGCCGCCGGCAAGGCCGACAAGTAG
- a CDS encoding putative 2-aminoethylphosphonate ABC transporter permease subunit, giving the protein MMQPKTLGTNRPRLRWRQHLGGWSRDSVIQLALLLIGILLLAGGLLLPLLAMLQKSLQDLDGNWVGLANFRDYFLSPHLTRTIGNTLWLGLLITTLVITVAFGYAYALTRTCMPAKGLFRLIGLIPLLMPSLLPAISLVYWFGNQGVAKGLLGGESIYGPIGIVMGLGFWCFPHALMILITALGHSDARLYEAARVLGSSPLRTFLTVTLPTARYGLLSAAIAVFTLTICDFGVAKVIGGQYSVLATDIYRQVIGMQNFSLGAVASVTLLLPALLSFALEHRVRSKMQEQSSSKSVPYRPSPHKVRDLLALLWCGLWALLFLALVGMAIYGSLVQFWPYNLNLTLAHYAFDSNSVYGWQPFTNTLKLGALTAIFGTALIVVLAWAQEKGRHFAPLRQLMHLLAMLSLAVPGMVLGLGYIFFFNRPESLLGSLYGTLPLMVLSCIIHYYTVGHMTALTSLKQLPRELELVAISLRIPLLKAFWRVTLPASLPALLEIFIYLFVNAMTTTSAVIFLYSSDSVLASIAVLNMEDSGDTAAAAAMATLILLAAASVKLLQLGLSRTLLARTQRWRQP; this is encoded by the coding sequence ATGATGCAACCCAAGACCCTGGGGACAAACCGCCCAAGGCTTCGCTGGCGCCAGCACCTCGGCGGCTGGAGTCGGGACAGCGTCATCCAGCTCGCGCTGCTGCTGATCGGCATCCTCCTGCTGGCCGGTGGCCTGCTGCTGCCCCTGCTCGCCATGCTGCAAAAGAGCCTGCAGGATCTGGACGGCAACTGGGTGGGGCTCGCAAACTTTCGGGACTACTTCCTCTCCCCCCACCTCACCCGCACCATAGGCAACACCCTCTGGCTCGGCCTGCTCATCACCACCCTGGTGATCACTGTCGCCTTCGGCTACGCCTACGCCCTCACCCGCACCTGCATGCCCGCCAAGGGACTGTTTCGCCTCATCGGCCTCATTCCCCTGCTGATGCCCTCCCTGCTGCCCGCCATCAGCCTGGTCTACTGGTTCGGCAATCAGGGGGTCGCCAAGGGGTTGCTCGGCGGGGAGAGCATCTATGGCCCCATCGGCATCGTGATGGGGCTGGGTTTCTGGTGCTTCCCCCATGCCCTGATGATCCTCATCACGGCACTGGGTCACAGCGACGCCCGCCTGTACGAGGCCGCCAGGGTGCTCGGCAGCTCGCCCCTTCGCACCTTCCTCACCGTGACCCTGCCCACCGCCCGCTACGGCCTGCTCAGCGCCGCCATCGCCGTGTTCACCCTGACCATCTGCGACTTCGGGGTGGCCAAGGTGATCGGCGGCCAGTACAGCGTGCTGGCCACCGACATCTATCGCCAGGTGATCGGCATGCAGAACTTCTCCCTGGGGGCGGTCGCCAGCGTCACCTTGCTGCTGCCCGCCCTGCTGAGCTTCGCGCTGGAACACAGGGTGCGCAGCAAGATGCAGGAGCAGAGCAGCAGCAAGTCCGTCCCCTATCGGCCAAGCCCCCACAAGGTGCGGGATCTGCTGGCGCTGCTCTGGTGCGGGCTCTGGGCCCTGCTGTTCCTAGCCCTGGTCGGTATGGCCATCTACGGCTCCCTGGTGCAGTTCTGGCCCTACAACCTCAACCTGACCCTGGCGCACTACGCCTTCGACAGCAACAGCGTCTACGGCTGGCAACCCTTCACCAATACCCTCAAGCTCGGCGCCCTCACCGCCATCTTTGGCACCGCCCTCATCGTGGTGCTGGCCTGGGCCCAGGAGAAAGGGCGCCACTTCGCCCCCCTGCGCCAGCTGATGCACCTGCTCGCCATGCTCTCCCTGGCGGTGCCCGGCATGGTGCTGGGGCTGGGTTACATCTTCTTCTTCAACCGGCCGGAAAGCCTGCTCGGCAGCCTCTATGGCACTCTGCCGCTGATGGTGCTCTCCTGCATCATCCACTACTACACGGTGGGGCACATGACGGCGCTCACCAGCCTCAAGCAGCTGCCGCGGGAGCTGGAGCTGGTCGCCATCTCCCTGCGCATCCCGCTGCTCAAGGCGTTTTGGCGCGTCACCCTGCCCGCCAGCCTGCCCGCCCTGCTGGAGATCTTCATCTACCTGTTCGTCAACGCCATGACCACCACCTCGGCGGTGATCTTCCTCTACTCCAGCGACAGCGTGCTCGCTTCCATCGCCGTGCTCAACATGGAGGACTCCGGCGACACGGCCGCGGCCGCCGCCATGGCCACCCTGATCCTGCTGGCCGCCGCCAGCGTCAAGCTGCTGCAACTCGGCCTCAGCCGCACCCTGCTGGCGCGTACCCAGCGCTGGCGCCAACCCTGA
- a CDS encoding putative 2-aminoethylphosphonate ABC transporter ATP-binding protein — MTRPYLDIQHLNKHFGHFQALTEISLGIEQGEFVCFLGPSGCGKTTLLRAIAGLDLPDEGEIWQGGRDISRLPPQQRDFGIVFQSYALFPNLTVAQNIAFGLENQGQDRENIQQKVQHWLALVGLDAQSHKYPSQISGGQQQRVALARALALSPGLLLLDEPLSALDALVRTHLRSEIRALQQRLGITTIMVTHDQEEALTMADRIVVMEGGRIVQVGTPQEIYHQPANRFVASFVGTMNFLDALVLSPQQVRLNEQPLALANRAQAGSKLQLAIRPEAISLSPSIHGGLQAEVEQVEFLGATQRLICRAQTYLGPQQVLVQRPNDEKAQWRAGMTCSLHWPADAVRCFDGEAS, encoded by the coding sequence ATGACCCGGCCCTATCTGGATATCCAGCACCTCAACAAGCACTTCGGGCACTTTCAGGCCCTGACAGAGATCTCCCTTGGCATCGAGCAGGGGGAGTTCGTCTGCTTCCTCGGCCCCTCCGGCTGCGGCAAGACTACCCTGCTGCGGGCCATCGCCGGCCTGGATCTGCCGGACGAGGGCGAGATCTGGCAGGGAGGGCGCGACATCTCCCGGCTCCCCCCCCAGCAGCGGGACTTTGGCATCGTCTTCCAGTCCTATGCCCTCTTCCCCAACCTGACGGTGGCCCAGAACATCGCCTTCGGCCTCGAGAATCAGGGGCAGGACAGAGAGAACATCCAGCAGAAGGTGCAGCACTGGCTGGCCCTGGTCGGCCTCGATGCCCAGTCCCACAAGTATCCGAGCCAGATCTCCGGCGGTCAGCAGCAGCGGGTGGCACTGGCCAGGGCCCTGGCCCTCTCCCCCGGTCTGCTATTGCTCGACGAACCCCTGAGCGCCCTCGACGCCCTGGTACGCACTCATTTGCGCAGCGAGATCCGCGCCCTGCAACAGCGCCTCGGCATCACCACCATCATGGTGACCCACGACCAGGAGGAGGCGCTCACCATGGCGGATCGCATCGTGGTGATGGAGGGGGGGCGCATCGTGCAGGTAGGCACCCCGCAGGAGATCTACCACCAGCCGGCGAACCGCTTCGTGGCTAGTTTCGTCGGAACCATGAACTTCCTCGACGCCCTGGTGCTGAGCCCGCAGCAGGTGCGCCTGAACGAGCAGCCCCTGGCGCTCGCCAACCGTGCCCAGGCCGGCAGCAAGTTGCAGCTCGCCATCCGCCCCGAGGCCATCAGTCTGTCTCCCTCAATCCACGGCGGCTTGCAGGCCGAGGTGGAGCAGGTGGAGTTTCTGGGCGCCACCCAACGCCTCATCTGCCGCGCCCAGACCTATCTCGGCCCACAGCAGGTGCTGGTGCAGCGCCCCAATGACGAAAAGGCCCAGTGGCGCGCCGGCATGACCTGCTCCCTGCACTGGCCCGCCGACGCCGTGCGCTGCTTCGACGGGGAGGCCTCATGA
- a CDS encoding putative 2-aminoethylphosphonate ABC transporter substrate-binding protein: protein MKQGTPLLASALLAAMTAPVMAATDLTVYTAFEPEQLAELKTAFERQHPDINIKWVRDSTGVVTARLLAEKAQPKADVVWGLAATSLMQLDQQQMLAGYAPKGLDKLDSRFRDPKAEPHWIGLDAFFSAICFNKVEAEKQGIPAPTSWSDLTKPIYKGKVIMPNPSSSGTGFLSVAGWLQTMGEQQGWQYMTGLHQNIDRYTHSGSAPCKLAASGETVVGISFDFPATSLKGKGAPIDVIFPSEGSGWDMEAAAILKGTPKLEAAKQLLDFAATEQANSLYNKSFAVVAIPQVAKTRDGYPADIKGQMIENDFAWAARERNQILSQWTASFDSKSEAKQ from the coding sequence ATGAAACAGGGAACCCCCTTGCTGGCGAGCGCACTGCTGGCCGCCATGACAGCCCCGGTGATGGCCGCGACCGACCTCACCGTCTATACCGCCTTCGAGCCGGAGCAGCTCGCCGAGCTGAAAACCGCCTTCGAGCGCCAGCACCCGGACATCAACATCAAGTGGGTACGGGACTCCACCGGCGTGGTCACCGCCCGGCTGCTGGCCGAGAAGGCTCAGCCCAAGGCTGACGTGGTGTGGGGACTGGCGGCCACCAGCCTGATGCAGCTCGACCAGCAGCAGATGCTGGCAGGCTATGCTCCCAAGGGGCTGGACAAGCTCGACAGCCGCTTCCGTGACCCCAAGGCAGAGCCGCACTGGATCGGGCTTGACGCCTTCTTCAGCGCCATCTGCTTCAACAAGGTCGAGGCCGAGAAGCAGGGGATCCCGGCGCCGACCAGCTGGAGCGACCTCACCAAGCCCATCTACAAGGGCAAGGTGATCATGCCGAACCCCAGCTCCTCCGGCACCGGCTTCCTGAGCGTGGCAGGCTGGTTGCAGACCATGGGCGAGCAGCAGGGCTGGCAGTACATGACCGGCCTGCATCAGAACATCGACCGCTACACCCACTCCGGCTCGGCCCCCTGCAAACTGGCGGCCAGCGGCGAGACAGTGGTCGGCATCTCCTTTGACTTCCCCGCCACCAGCCTCAAGGGCAAGGGCGCTCCCATCGACGTGATCTTCCCAAGCGAAGGCTCGGGCTGGGACATGGAGGCCGCCGCCATCCTCAAGGGCACGCCCAAGCTCGAGGCCGCCAAACAGCTGCTGGACTTCGCCGCCACCGAGCAGGCCAACAGCCTCTACAACAAGTCCTTCGCCGTGGTCGCCATTCCCCAGGTCGCCAAGACCAGGGACGGCTATCCAGCCGACATCAAGGGCCAGATGATCGAGAACGACTTCGCCTGGGCCGCCCGCGAGCGCAACCAGATCCTGAGTCAGTGGACCGCCAGCTTCGACAGCAAGTCCGAAGCCAAGCAGTAA
- the phnR gene encoding phosphonate utilization transcriptional regulator PhnR, whose protein sequence is MSKPQYLQIKDALTTQIQAGGLQANDKLPSERLLGELYGTTRVTIREALVQLEANGLIYREDRRGWFVTPPRYRLNPRRTSNFHQIVREQGGEPCTELLEKGRQPVPPALMTRLQLKPFDSLFLLKRLRYANGRALCYCENHCLPERVPGLLELDLNGSLTEIYEAHYGLQYARMQVRFFPTALPDEVAKALGATAGLPALRLERLNFDQHGRVLDFDLEYWRHDSLEIEVDTGE, encoded by the coding sequence ATGAGCAAACCTCAATACCTGCAGATCAAGGATGCCCTCACCACCCAGATCCAGGCGGGCGGGCTGCAGGCCAACGACAAGCTCCCCTCCGAACGGCTGCTGGGGGAACTCTACGGCACCACCCGGGTCACCATCCGCGAGGCCCTGGTGCAGTTGGAGGCAAACGGCCTCATCTACCGGGAAGACAGGCGCGGCTGGTTCGTGACCCCGCCCCGCTATCGCCTGAACCCGAGACGCACCTCCAACTTCCACCAGATAGTGCGCGAGCAAGGGGGAGAGCCTTGTACCGAGCTGCTGGAGAAGGGCCGCCAGCCGGTGCCCCCCGCCCTGATGACGCGGCTGCAGCTCAAGCCATTCGACAGCCTGTTCCTGCTCAAGCGGCTGCGCTACGCCAACGGACGTGCCCTCTGCTACTGCGAGAACCACTGCCTGCCCGAGCGGGTGCCCGGCCTGCTTGAACTGGATCTCAACGGCAGCCTGACCGAGATCTACGAGGCCCACTACGGTCTGCAGTATGCCCGCATGCAGGTGCGCTTCTTCCCCACCGCCCTGCCGGACGAGGTGGCCAAGGCGCTGGGGGCCACCGCCGGACTGCCCGCCCTGCGCCTTGAGCGGCTCAACTTCGATCAGCACGGCCGGGTGCTCGATTTCGATCTGGAATACTGGCGCCACGACAGCCTGGAGATCGAGGTGGACACCGGGGAGTAA
- the phnW gene encoding 2-aminoethylphosphonate--pyruvate transaminase, with protein sequence MTHIPAAPAAVDYLLLTPGPLSTTPTVRAAMLQDSCTWDADYNQGVVEPIRRELVRLAMAPQYAADYSAVLLQGSGSYVVESVLGSALGQDDCLLIINNGAYGARMVEMARCLGLNHLELDCGETERPEVATIDALLDGHPGITHLAMVHCETTTGMLNPLEEVAALCQRRGIRFIVDAMSSFGGIPIDMGQLGIEFLISSANKCIQGVPGFGFVIARRAALAACAGRARSVSLDLHAQWQTMEQQGGKWRFTSPTHTVLAFAQALRELEEEGGITARHRRYQENQRTLVAGMAALGFAPLLPTAWQSPIITAFYSPTHPDYRFVDFYQRLKAQGFVIYPGKVSRADCFRIGNIGDVTPAKVRDLLAAMADACYWQEGAR encoded by the coding sequence ATGACCCACATCCCTGCCGCCCCCGCTGCCGTCGACTACCTGCTGCTGACCCCGGGCCCCCTCTCCACCACTCCCACGGTGCGCGCCGCCATGTTGCAGGACAGCTGCACCTGGGATGCGGACTACAACCAGGGAGTGGTGGAGCCCATCCGCCGCGAGTTGGTGCGTCTGGCCATGGCCCCGCAATATGCCGCCGACTACAGTGCCGTGCTGCTCCAGGGCAGCGGCAGCTATGTGGTGGAGAGCGTGCTGGGCTCGGCGCTCGGGCAAGATGACTGCCTGCTCATTATCAACAACGGTGCCTACGGGGCCCGCATGGTGGAGATGGCGCGCTGCCTCGGCCTGAATCATCTCGAGCTCGACTGCGGCGAGACCGAGCGCCCCGAGGTGGCGACCATCGACGCCCTGCTTGATGGGCATCCCGGCATCACCCACCTCGCCATGGTGCACTGCGAGACCACCACCGGCATGCTGAACCCGCTGGAGGAGGTGGCAGCGCTCTGTCAGCGCCGCGGCATCCGCTTCATCGTCGATGCCATGAGCAGCTTTGGCGGCATCCCCATCGACATGGGGCAGCTTGGCATCGAGTTCCTCATCAGCTCCGCCAACAAGTGCATCCAGGGGGTGCCGGGCTTTGGTTTCGTCATCGCGCGTCGAGCCGCCCTCGCGGCCTGCGCCGGACGGGCCCGCTCCGTCTCCCTCGATCTGCACGCCCAGTGGCAGACCATGGAGCAGCAGGGGGGCAAGTGGCGCTTCACCTCGCCGACCCACACCGTGCTGGCGTTCGCCCAGGCGCTGCGGGAACTGGAGGAGGAGGGGGGCATCACCGCGCGCCATCGCCGCTATCAGGAGAACCAGCGCACCCTGGTGGCAGGCATGGCCGCCCTCGGTTTCGCGCCTCTGCTGCCCACGGCCTGGCAATCTCCCATCATCACGGCCTTCTACTCCCCCACCCATCCCGACTACCGCTTTGTCGATTTTTATCAGCGCCTCAAGGCCCAAGGCTTCGTCATCTACCCGGGCAAGGTCTCACGGGCGGATTGCTTTCGCATCGGCAACATCGGCGACGTGACGCCGGCCAAGGTGCGTGACCTGCTGGCCGCCATGGCGGATGCCTGCTACTGGCAGGAGGGAGCGCGATGA
- a CDS encoding aspartate aminotransferase family protein: MSGYPTLPGGGLADTEGDINLGAARQRWWAGQPEPVRDGLADDGRYFLHQALSSPCLDLLAGAEGCWLTSVSGHQYLDFHGNSVHQLGHGHPKVVARVQQQLTELPFAPRRYTHQVAIDCARTLAELAPGDLNRVLFAPGGSEVVGIALKLARFITGNSKVVSLWDAFHGASLDAISVGGEACFRVGMGPLLPGVERIPPPTRYRGAWYRGEGEDLHYADYLEYVIEKEGGIGAFIAEPIRNTDVQVPSKAYWQRVRETCDRHGVLLIVDEIPNALGRTGHWFSFEEFGIEPDIICLGKGLGGGVVPFAALITRDRFNQAAAISLGHYTHEKSPVGCAAALAIIEVIREEGLLAKAQEDGRFMATELGKLAERHPLIGQVRGIGLLWALDLVTDHQSRARASQAAERLLYRCLALGLSFKVSQGNVIQLSPPLNISRADLAQAIAILDQALGEIETSQEQIHD; this comes from the coding sequence ATGAGCGGCTACCCGACCCTGCCCGGCGGCGGCCTCGCCGACACCGAGGGGGACATCAATCTGGGGGCGGCTCGCCAGCGCTGGTGGGCGGGTCAGCCTGAACCCGTGCGCGATGGCTTGGCCGACGATGGCCGCTATTTCCTCCATCAGGCCCTCTCCAGCCCCTGCCTTGATCTTTTGGCGGGAGCAGAGGGGTGCTGGTTGACCAGTGTCTCCGGCCATCAGTATCTGGATTTTCACGGCAACAGCGTGCATCAGCTCGGCCATGGCCATCCCAAGGTGGTGGCGCGGGTGCAGCAGCAACTGACTGAGCTGCCGTTTGCGCCGCGTCGCTACACCCATCAGGTCGCCATCGACTGTGCCCGCACCCTGGCCGAACTGGCCCCCGGCGATCTCAACCGGGTGCTGTTTGCCCCCGGGGGTAGCGAAGTGGTGGGCATCGCCCTCAAGCTCGCCCGCTTCATCACCGGCAACAGCAAGGTGGTGTCGCTGTGGGATGCCTTTCACGGCGCCTCCCTCGATGCCATCTCGGTGGGGGGAGAGGCCTGTTTTCGGGTCGGGATGGGGCCGCTGCTCCCCGGGGTGGAGCGGATCCCGCCCCCTACCCGTTATCGCGGAGCCTGGTATCGCGGGGAAGGGGAGGATCTGCACTACGCCGACTACCTGGAATACGTGATCGAGAAGGAAGGGGGGATAGGCGCCTTCATCGCCGAGCCCATCCGCAATACCGATGTGCAGGTACCGTCCAAAGCTTACTGGCAGCGGGTGAGGGAGACCTGCGATCGCCATGGGGTGTTGCTCATCGTCGACGAGATCCCCAATGCCCTGGGGCGGACCGGTCACTGGTTCAGTTTCGAGGAGTTTGGCATCGAGCCGGACATCATCTGCCTCGGCAAGGGGTTGGGGGGCGGTGTGGTGCCGTTTGCCGCCCTCATCACCCGGGATCGTTTCAATCAGGCGGCCGCCATCTCGCTCGGTCACTACACCCATGAGAAGAGCCCCGTCGGTTGTGCGGCGGCGCTGGCCATCATCGAGGTGATTCGCGAAGAGGGACTGCTGGCCAAGGCGCAGGAGGATGGCCGCTTCATGGCCACCGAGCTTGGCAAGCTTGCCGAGCGTCACCCCCTGATAGGCCAGGTGCGCGGCATCGGCCTGCTGTGGGCGCTGGATCTGGTGACTGACCACCAGAGCCGGGCCCGGGCCAGCCAGGCCGCCGAGCGGCTGCTCTATCGCTGCCTGGCGCTGGGCCTCAGTTTCAAGGTTTCCCAGGGCAACGTCATCCAGCTCTCCCCCCCTCTTAACATCAGCCGCGCCGATCTGGCGCAGGCCATTGCCATCCTCGATCAGGCCCTCGGCGAGATCGAAACCTCACAGGAACAGATACATGACTGA
- the phnX gene encoding phosphonoacetaldehyde hydrolase, with amino-acid sequence MTDMQTASHPATDVQGVILDWAGTVVDFGSFAPTSIFVEAFAQAFDFEVTLEEARQPMGLGKWDHIATLGRLPSVDARWQARFGHPMSRDEVDHLYHTFMPLQIAAVTHFAAPIPGVLPVLASLREQGLRIGSCSGYPRPVMEALVPAAAELGYCPDHWVATDDLKAGGRPGPWMALANVIALGIGAVHRCIKVDDAVPGISEGLNAGMWTVGLSVSGNEFGATWEELSAMGQEEIAVRRAPAEAKLRAAGAHYVIDTLADIAPVIADINRRLALGERP; translated from the coding sequence ATGACTGACATGCAAACCGCTTCTCACCCCGCCACTGACGTTCAGGGCGTGATCCTCGACTGGGCCGGAACCGTGGTGGACTTCGGCTCCTTCGCGCCGACTTCCATCTTCGTGGAGGCCTTTGCCCAGGCGTTTGATTTCGAGGTGACTCTGGAGGAGGCACGCCAGCCCATGGGTCTTGGCAAGTGGGATCACATTGCCACCCTCGGCCGCCTGCCCTCGGTGGATGCCCGCTGGCAGGCCCGTTTCGGCCACCCCATGAGCCGCGACGAGGTGGATCACCTCTATCACACCTTCATGCCGCTGCAGATAGCGGCGGTGACCCACTTCGCCGCCCCCATCCCCGGGGTCCTGCCGGTGCTTGCCAGTTTGCGGGAGCAGGGGCTGCGCATCGGCTCCTGCTCCGGCTATCCACGCCCCGTGATGGAGGCACTGGTGCCGGCTGCGGCCGAGCTGGGGTATTGCCCGGATCACTGGGTCGCCACCGATGATCTCAAGGCGGGCGGGCGTCCCGGCCCCTGGATGGCGCTGGCCAACGTGATAGCACTCGGGATAGGCGCGGTGCATCGCTGCATCAAGGTGGACGACGCCGTGCCCGGCATCAGCGAGGGGCTGAACGCCGGCATGTGGACCGTGGGGCTCTCGGTCTCCGGCAACGAGTTCGGCGCCACCTGGGAAGAGCTTTCGGCCATGGGGCAGGAGGAGATCGCCGTGCGCCGCGCTCCCGCCGAGGCCAAACTGCGCGCGGCGGGGGCCCACTATGTCATCGACACCCTGGCAGACATCGCGCCCGTGATTGCCGACATCAACCGCCGGTTGGCGCTGGGGGAGCGACCCTGA